The Metallosphaera hakonensis JCM 8857 = DSM 7519 genome includes the window TGGATATTCCCCTCAAGCTCATCCTGTTGGTGTACTCCTTCAAGATTCTCTCCCTCTGCTCCCTGCTCATCCTGTGACTCGCAGTTCCGTAAAAGGTCCTCCCGCAGACCTTACACCTGTACTTGCTCTTCCCTCTTGACGAACCGTTCCTGACCACGCGGTCCGAGTTGCAGGACGGACATCTCGGCCTCGCGTCCTTCCTCCTCTTGATCCCGAGTTTCTTGATGTAATAATACAAAGTGGAGGGCGGTATCTTGAGCTTGGTGACCTGCACTCCCATCACGTAAGCCGCGAGGGCGAAGGCGATTTCCTCTGGTCTGTGCTTTCGGGGCTTAAGGTTTAAATTTCTTAGAACGAGAAGTATAAGTTGTGCGAGGGCTACGAGGTTCATGGCATACACCTAAAGAACCTCGAGGTCCTCGCACATAAGTCTTTTCGATCCCACGCGTCCTCAAGTATTCAAGTCCACTCGTTGTAAGGACCACAAAAGCCCTTGAAGAGATTTCTGCCTCGCATTAATATTTTTACAGGTACTTATCGAATAAGATGACTGCATGAGAACACTCCCATCCTTTCACTGCTTATATTAATTACATTCAATTATCTGCCGATTTCAGATGATTCACCTTTAGGGGAAATCGTGTTTCGGCACTAATCGCCCTATCCGACCACCTTTTGAAATCTCAGATAGAGAATGGTTTATAAAAGGACCGAGACCCAAGTGTTCTCGGTATGTGTCTTTCCTAAAATCGCTTAATCCCGCTTCAAGGACTTATCGAAAAGACCATCACAGTCTTCCTCTGGACAATGCGCCTTTCCCCTTTGAGACGTCTCTTGAAAAGTCCAGAAACCGGACCATTGAAAGCCTGGAGTTTAGTCTCAAGAAATCTTTCCAACCCTAGCACCTCCACCCTCTACCTTAAATCTGCAGGACTCTACGGCTCTGGAGATCACCCTAAGGTTGAACGCGAGAGCCAAAGCGGATAAGACAGGAAGGCCGTAATACACGAAGAGGAAGTAGGAGGACGAAGATAGAACCAACAGAATGGAGGAAGACAAGGCTGGGACAGAGAGTGCCACACTGTACAGTATTATGGTGGGTAGCGCTAGACAGCATGAGGCTCCTGAGATCACTCCTATGGTTGGTAAAGCAATCAAGGTTTTTCCCAGTCCAGAGGTGTGCCTTAATCCATTGAGTTCAAGAATAGAGTTGACGTTCAGACCCATTAGGTTTCCAAGAAGTACCCCCATGAAAACCGAATACGGAACAATATCTGCCTCATAACTTCCCATAATCAACCACACCGCCGGAGATTGGGAAACCCAGTACGGGAAAAAGGCAGGAGGAGGTGGGACCTCAAATCCATATCCGAAATGAACTTGTCCAATGGTGTTTAAGTACCTAACTCCTCCAGGCTCAAGTAAGCCTAGGACCAGAGAGTAAAGTATGGAATGGTATAAGAAATATGACCCGAAGGCGATCCAGTAATATTTACCTTGACTAAAACCTGGGAAAACCAGAAGAGCCAGGCCGAACCAAAAGGAAATAGAGGAAAGTAAAGAGAAAGCCAGGTTAAGATGAAGGAACGATATGGATAGGAAAACCGGGAATGAGATCAGGATTAGAGATACGCCCGCATACTTCGCCATCTCTACTCCCTCCGCACACTAATGGTATAGGGGACCAGTACCCTGAGGTTGGTTCTTTCAATCATTGATTGATGAGCATATCTCTGACCTCCCTGTATCCCAGGGAAATTATTCAAGTCTCTAAAATAAGCCCTCCCCATGGCGTCATCTACGAGAATAGGAAGGGAGATTTCAAGCATCTAGAAACGTTTCGTATTATCACTTTTAAACGTTGTGGGTTTTCAGTCTTGTTCATCCTGCCTTCCGTTAACCTTGATGTGGAGGCCACGGTGTTTCCGGCAGGTTCTTGGGGAGAGAGATCAGAGGTGTTTGGGGGAATACATTTTGGAAGTACGTACATCGAACAAGGTCAGATGCCATCACTGAGTCACAGATTCCTCTTTTCATGGGCAAAACGGAGGGAATATCAGGGGAATTTGGGTAAAAGTTTATAGTTTCATACGTGTGCCTGGACTTCGTGAAAAACTCACAAATAGCTTTAATTGTAATTCTTGTTATTATAATTGCCATAGGAGCGACGATACTTCTAACCAGACATGGATCTACTCCGGCCCACGAGGCTAACGTAACGACCAACACTACGATCGTAAAAGTAACTAATACGACTGAGACCACGAGTAATACTACCAAGACTAGCTCCACAAACGTAAGTAATTCCACAAATAAAACTAATGTCACGGAGCAAAATGGCAATATAACGAAACTACCTCCCGGTGCAGTGAGATTAAACTATAACCAGGAGAACCACACGGCTTTCGTTTACCTTTACGCCTCTCCTACTGCCTCAAACCCCCTAAATTACAACGGGACTACTGATGGGCAGTTAAAGATATATGTCCCAGAGAATTGGAGCATATACTTTACCTTCTATAACCCGGAACCCATAGGACATGCCCTAGCGGTAGTCCAAAACAACACGCCTATCCCGAACCAACTACAGTTGTCTCAGGACGGGAAAATAATCTTTGAAATCGGATATAATGGGGGAAATGGAATATCGGGGGGACTCTCGGTTTCAGGTCTTCTCCCTTCTCTGCCTCCAGGTCTGTACTGGATAGCTTGTCCCATCTCGGGTCACGCTGAGAGCGGAATGTGGGTCGATCTGATTTCCACAAACGTCAGCGTCCCTTACGAAATGGTCTAATGAGTTTTTAGTTCCTAGGCAAAAATGAGGACTTAACCCGTTATCAATTCTCTAAACGAGGGAGAAACTAAAAAGATTTCTACCTTAGATTAAATGAAAGAGAGCTGGGAGAGCATAGACCTCATAAGGTTAATAAGTCTACTAATTAATCCCTCAACTATCCTCTTGTAGAGGAACACAATGAAATACCTTACCTTCAAAATCAATGAGATTCTCCTTGCTACTTTCTCCTGTTCCATGAGGTTCTCCATTAACCAAGTCGAACTTACTGAACTCTTCAAGTTCTTGACAAAGTCCAGGAAGTCCTTAACTATAATCATTAATTCCTTCGCCTTTTTCCTGCGCAAGGAAACCTCATACTCTTGATATTTCCTCTTCAAGAGATTTGCGTCGAGAATATCGCTGAAGGAGATCGGGTTATGAGGTAATCTAGAATCAATCATGCTAATAATATTATTAATCAGTAATATCATTTAAGAGGAATATCGTAATACTAGGATTATCTGATGATGAATCAAGACTTGATAACCTCACGTTATCTTCATTGGGGTTCAAAGGGGGCGGAACACCTCATCCGCAACGTTGAGTAAGGATAGCCTCCTTCGTGTAGGTTTAAATATCGGTTCGCATTCTATAAATTGATCATAGTCGTCGGCAAAGTAAGCTTCACGGAGACGCCTTAGTTAAAGTGGGGTTTATGTGATACACATCTACTCCAATCAGCAGTCCTCAGGATGTCAAGTTCGCTTCGGGGTCGGTGCGACTCTCAAATGTGGAGTTCCATCCTCTGCGTTTAGCAAGGTGGCGCTGAGAAGCAGGAAATCTCTGCCGTGAGGTGGGAAGCTTAATCTGCTAGGTCGGGGTAGAGTTCACTTTTGGGAATCAATCCCGAATCAAGTATCAGTTTACTGTATATTAATTTATTCTATAATAAAATCGAAAGAACTCTCCAGCTATAAGGTCCTGTTAAAGGAATTAGGTTTACACATATTAAAAATGGATAGCCGCTACTCAATTAGCTGAGGACCAAAGATAGATGAGATTTGAGGATAAGTTACTGAGATGGAGGAAGTTCGCCGAAATTTGCTCTAAGTTTAGCTCTGAGACTTTCTATGATTATCCCCTCCTAAGTGCGCTCCAAACTAGTGAAATAGAGACTGAACTTGAAGAAATAGTTAGCCAATTCTTCGTGGAAAATCTTGAGATGAGTGGCCAGCCATATAAGGGTAAAAAAGGGACGTTTTACTTTAATGATGAGAGGAACATCGAGGGTTATGAGAATGACGATATGAGATTTCAGATAATTTATAGGGATAGAAAGGAGTACCTCGAAGAAAAGGAGGAAATAATTAGAGGTCTGCAGAGCGACCCCGAGGAAACTGAAGAAGCTGAGATTTATGCATTCATTACCTCCGTGATGGAGTTCACCCTTTCCTCTTTCTTAAGGATAAGGAGCAAAAGTGGGGAACCGGACTGC containing:
- a CDS encoding sulfocyanin-like copper-binding protein, producing MKNSQIALIVILVIIIAIGATILLTRHGSTPAHEANVTTNTTIVKVTNTTETTSNTTKTSSTNVSNSTNKTNVTEQNGNITKLPPGAVRLNYNQENHTAFVYLYASPTASNPLNYNGTTDGQLKIYVPENWSIYFTFYNPEPIGHALAVVQNNTPIPNQLQLSQDGKIIFEIGYNGGNGISGGLSVSGLLPSLPPGLYWIACPISGHAESGMWVDLISTNVSVPYEMV